The DNA region CCGAACTTGGCTACAGATCACAGCTGCAGCAtcaaatgaaaataaagaaataaaacctgACCATGGCTGAATAACGAGACCTTTTCAGCAAACTGTAGCAAATATTCTGCAATGAGCTGAGTCACAGTCTGGACTTATTAATATATCTTAAGATTCACAGAAgtattaaagtgaaacttaacgtgaagcactgcTGTGTCACGCATGTGTGTCACTTACAAAGAGCAAACtgttcagacagatgtcagatatgggtcacattaaaaaacataaataaaaggaatctgaggggaatTGGTTTCACTCTGTAGGTGGGATGGGCCTGCATGCAAAGGGGAGTCAAATTTTGCCAGTGAAGTAAAATTCAGAAAAACACCTGAAAATCACCTCCCCAAAAGTATTatacaaagcaaaaaaaataagtaccgtatttttcggactataaggtgcacttaaaaacttttaattttcacaaaaattgacagtgcgtcttataatacggtgcgccttttgtatggattttactcgtcaggttgtaaggagcagtaaacacacactccgtgcagcgttatagagagtttcagtgctatacagagtccagagccgtgcagctccgaggctgagcagcaatagcattagctagatgctaaccgctaagctagctagcttattcactgagatcagtattatctaaattttactcgtcaggttgtaaggagcagtaaacacacactccgtgcagcgttatacagagtttcagtgctatacagagtccagagccgtgcagctccgaggctggagcagcaaatagcattagctagcttattcactgttcagagatcagtattatctaaattttacccgtcaggtgtaaggagcagtaaacacacactccgtgcagagccgtgccgctccgaggctggagcagcaatagcattagctagatgctaaccgcttagctagctagctttttcactgttcagagatcagtattttctaaatttagcacttttaatactgctggagcagtattattagagttagatgctaatcgctaagcgttcaccgttcagaggtgagttatcggcctgtaagtctgtgctgctttgcctggctagcattagctagatgctaagcgctaactctcgcagaggtgagttttatcagcctgtaatctgcttgtttaccgtgttaaaacaagctacgggggacgaatcgctagctaatatctcactgtcttaccagaacacgcaggattactcagtgtaacgctgtcgtttaagtttgggttaactttactagtttaggtgactagctagcgtgctagcagatagctatgctaacgctggtgcagcaagccttagtggacatctggaaatctaagcttactgtaaataaactgaagcacgttactcacccaaataaacagttttcaggagaggaatctgtgtagattaatatccagcactcgtttgactttgaaagagctagatttatatactgagacgctccaccggcaagcgaccacccccggtgggggaagggaaacatggcgccacccctgttcactttgatataggcaccctttctagtgtcacttaacgcgccttataatgcgatgcgccctatgtatggaaaaatagcagaaaataggcgttctttgcgtcttataatacggtgcgccttatagtccgaaaaatacggtataggGAGACTCTGTCCACGTATGTGATGATGGCAGGACATGATAAGAGTTCTTTactctgctcactaaactgcaaagGGAACTTTACACTAATTGGACTAAATATACACAAGCTAACAAACACAGAATGGTTTACTGTTCATTGCATTATTGTGTATGCAGTCTAGGGCCgcacaatacaaaaaaacattcaatgaaattgcaatgttttttttttttcgacaatacatatcacaatattaaacaatacaggaCCCGTGATGgcaccagccctgcccccacaTGCGTTTTTTGGgttattttttggggggattaaaatcttattttggctgtaactggaaatatctgtgcaaaactgtgccagACTGACATGCACAGCCTTCCACCGcagcatttacaagcacgtgcacAGCCATGTGTAGGCAATGCGGTCAAAAATCTAAACATttcaacatgacgtgtttgattttaCATTTTGATTGAATCGCcttattgcgcatgcgcacattgtGATGGTGATGCTTAAATGATGTATCGTGCAGCCCTTATTCAGTCCTTGCAATTTTACATCTCACCTGACTTCACCTTTTCACCCAGGATTCTGGTGATCTCCAGCATCACCGCTGTCCCACTGCTGGGGTCAATCGCCCCATGGACCCAGCTATCCCTGTGATTCCCATACATCACATACCTgtctaaacacacaaaaaaacaccactCAGAATTCACAGGCAAAAATACTTACTTATTACACAAACTTAAAGGAAATGCGTGAAAAGGTTAAAAATTAAATGGGCAAACTAAAACGGAGCTCGCTgcatgttggtggaaaagagggaaaaaagagagagagaagaaagagctAACCTGGCTCCACACTGCCCCAGATCACTCCCATCACATTAGCGGAGTTCCTCAGCTCCCCAGCGTTGTAAACATCTAGCTTTACTTCACTGAAAGCACAGATTAAGAACATATAATTTACTAACCTGTTTGGTATCTTATGTTTGCTTccttttttgcagttttgcagAGGAGCTTCACGGTATTAGATCCCTGTTACTACAGTTTTAACTATTTTCACATCATTTTTGAATCCATATAAACACGTAGATTAGAGGGATCAGGTCCACTTGTCAGCAGAAAATAAAATACGCCTAAATgaacaaataccaggaattacagATTCATTAGTGTCAGGTTCACACAACTAAACAAATATTCTTTACCGCAGATtcaccctatttatttgattagcgccaccatgtggagtaactTTGGTATGTCATATTGAGGGGGCgagtttaaaaaagtttaaagcgGTTCAGttcaatatactctcctctgagaATATATACACTCCTCCTCTAGTGCAGTTATCGGCTAATGTTAGTTCTGCTCCAGCTGCGCTAGCCAGGgtgagcagcaggctacagtccgataatagtCACATCTGAATGGCCAAAGACCTAGCACCTAGCCGaggtatataaatataatatttcccATGAATGGGGAAAaggtggttagcggctaatgctacccCAGCCCCGGTGCTgatgaactaaactgaaactgagcGGCTTAACTGGTCTTTACAACCTGTCCTTAAGATAAAGACTACAACGTCCACCGTACCTGTCCTGATATGTTGATGCATCCCGGAATCCTGGTCCACCAAAATTGTATGTGCAGGGAAAAGAGCCTTGCCAGTCTGTAGGAGCTGCAGATCCACCAAGCTCACTGCCACAAACATCACACAAAAATGTTAATTGGACTATAAATGCAAATATTAAATCCACCGTAGAATTTAAATGAGGTGGTGAATAAAATCAGACATATAAAAGACATTATTACTGTTAGACTAAACTGATTGGAAGATGGTAGTCAAGACGTGATTTGTTATAATATTGCAGTGCCATATAAATGGTACAAATGGAAAACATCTAGAGCCCCATCGTACACCGTGTGCAAGTTGGGCTGTGATGCTGATATCTTACAACCCGTCAACATATTTTCACTCCATGTGCCCGCACCATTACAATAGCgtcagagagaaagaataaatctacaatgatgggcatggtggtctgaaagtgaggtgtgtttaagtaAATATCTGACATGTTTTTATCTTGGTAGCaagaaatacaggagctccactgactgattaaaaccctgacaacagtcaacagtcagccgcccaatcctatcttagtgcatgtacacttttttcttttctttaagggaatggcaagtgacagctgaatgatttatttcatgttacgttcaaaacacacccatcgttaattaagataattagttcatgccttttgcgcatttcaagctgcaaaaggctgattttttttacgtccttacgataccaaagacacacagacacgccctaaatccagctgtgcaatccGCAACTGACCGGTGTCCTCTAGactgctaaaatagggtccttaGTTTTCTATGATAGAGCCAGTCTAAACCTACCATATCAAGGCCTGGGCATCCCCAAAACCTATTGGCTGGATTGGAATAGGCGGAGCCCCATTGATATTCTCCTCAGGAATCCTGTATGTATCCtctgaaaataaaaagaatacatTTGGATTTGTTACGTGAGTTTCAATAGACACCAATGGCAAAAAATTGTAAAGACAGATTTAAAACCACATGCAGGTCGAGGTAGAACACATGGTTACTTTTGGCAGCCAGGTAAGGTGTCAGCGGGTCTCCAAAATCACTGGTGAAACTTCCTCTTTCTGCACCAGATGGAGGGAGGTACCAGGAGTGAGGGTAAGTCTCGTTTTCATCAGACATCAGGCCGTCGTTGATGTCATAGGGATCTGTGTAGACAAGCACCCCGACCACCCCGAACGGAGCCGCGTTGATCGCCTGTTCAATTAATCAACAAAACAAGAACAATCAATGTCTGTAAACTAAAATAGCTCATGAGTAtggctaggcctgtcacgattactgtatttaatgtatatttttaaggtATATTTTTAAACCCCATTGAtggacacaagccatcaaacgaagcttaagtttttgcgccaggagtggcataaggtcacccaaaagcagtgtgtaagactggtggaggagagcatgccaaaagCATGAAGTCCAccaaatccaccaaatattgatttatgaactcttaaaaaacatggaaatcactgcatctttttcattattttgatcattttctgtaagtaaatactctaaatgtcaatattcttatttgaaacttgagagaaatgttgtcaacTATTTATAGAAGGACAATATTTATTaaacttaaacatatacatataaatagtaatttcagaaaaactgattagtttaaagtggtctcttatttttcttttttttttccagtagctgTGTGTGAGATCCTATTAGCCCAATAGAGCTGGTATGacagctttatttaaaaacagtgtttattgaTACAgtgcatatttataaatatatacatacatatgtatgAATAAAACTCAAGTGTTCAGAAAGGAGACTGGTTTGACTAGTTTTTACATGCATTAAAACAGAAGATATCCTTTAATTAAACAGCATGAAACTGTGTGCGTGTAGTGCCTACTCTCGCTCACACATCTGATCAGAGGAGAACAAAACAGCTCATCTGGTTAAAACATCTCAACATCATGTTTACTTATCATGTGATAAGTTGAGGACATAATTATTGTGAAAGACGCAAGTATGTCAATACCAAAATTAAGTTACTTTACTTGTGGTTTTTGTAGATTGTGTAAGCATTTTGAGTGTAGTCATTTAGACATATCGTACTTTTGCTCCTCGTCCTGCTCCTCCGTATCTGACAATGGCGATGGTTCCACTGAGGTCCAGTGTTCTGTTCAAGAGCTCGTAGTCACTCACTTTCCCCTGGTTAGCATACACCAGCTTCCCCTACACACAACAAAGGGATAGAGCACAGCAgccattatacaaaaaaaattataattatacaatatattttatattattaaatgtatccCAAGGAAATATATAGACTTTGCCATATTTGTACAGAAATATCTAGTAGATATAAATagaaacatattaaataaataaaaaagaaaaagctaaaaaaaaatatgaataaatgagtTCACCATCTCATTATTGTCATAAGATGGTGTTTGAGTAGCAGTTATTTATTTGCAATCCATACAAGATTATATTATgcatacattaaaaaaggtaGAAAGGGCATATTGCACATTAATGATCTCATTCTCAGTGTTTGAATTGTAAGATGTCCTTCATAAAGAATGGGGCAATAAAGTTTATTACAGCATCAAAACTAAAACTGATTGGTAAACAGACACTTAATTGTCttcttgttctgagtatttctggGATGGGTAgggtaatattatatatatatatatatatatacatacatacatacatacatatatatatatatatatatatgtatatatattagggatgcaaattatcgattaattcgttaatcattagttgattgatcttatcgatcgactttcgattaattgataagcggcgtttttacctgaattttagtgtttcaatagggcctttaaaaataccagctaaatagttaaaacactgagctcaaaaagtatatattatattatgataattatattgtattatattatattatatattcctcaagtaattatgcattaggaaaagaaagcagactttttatggtataagaaaatacattctttaatttaaaaagagaaataaattaaggactggctcagtttttgcgtttttgtaacattagacatattaaaaaaaaaaaaaaaaaagaatagaagaaattaaatagagagccaaacagattattattgagcctatagattatgaagaaactgcatctaggctattaattaggaaatcctcaacaatcctcaatgcaatgagatcctgaaaccctgtaccgtcaactgtcttgattggcatcaaatctctcttgatcatgctgcatatcctctctgtaatgtcctccgcccttctctcatcacacgctcgcgctctcagtgaaactgtgacggtgttcaaatgataactgagtgagctagtggaactgttgtatttcaataccgcattacacagagaacatttgacttctttgcctaaattaacactgttgaaatggtcccacaccgcacttattttcgcccgcttcattttgttttcaaccctggtctctcgcgagtcgtgttcacctctcgttctcacgctctgttcaagttactacagtagcgccctctagcgattaatcgcgagtaatacattttgttcgagcaacctcttgatcgacaattaatctaaagtcgattaatcatttgcatccctaatatatatatatatatatattagcggTGGCACGGATCACAAAATTCACGGTTCGGTGTGTATCACGGTTTGAGGTCTACGGTTTACGGTTTTGTacggttcttgtttttttttttttttcttttttatcttagCCCCATAATACACGCCGTTACACCAATGGAACACTGTAATAGTCGCTGAAAAGATTTTACTACCATAGCACTACACTTCTATGACATTACACAGTGCTGCCTTTAGCAAAGcattacataataatacataatacataataataataaaaataatgcacaAACTTGAGTTTCAATTTACTCAAAGCACGCTGTTTTAACAATCTCAGAAAGATAGTATTTTGATAGAACAAGAGGGAAGACATGAATGATTtcaacatgttttacatttattactcaAAAAAAGTGTCAGGAATGTGTGCTGCCATCTGGTGACATCCATCTACAGGAACCTTTTTCAATATCACAGAATAGAAATTGAAACATAATATGAGCCCACCATCCAACCAGCTCAACAGAAAACAAAATCAACAACTCTTCTAATCCCTGAGAGTAAGGATGTATTTTTTTCCACTTGAAATTAAAGTGCAGTGCTTTGAAACATATGGCTGGAttttttaaacctaaacttaaagtgCCATTGTTATATTAAAACAACTtagaacaaaaacacacagacaccatcagtgtaaatattgcaataaaacCCTGCACTGCACTGTTTAAAACAGCCCTCCCCTTTCACTTAATTCTCATATTCTTCTGCATGAAAATCAGTTTGTCAACATTTTCTGGCAAGAGGCGAGACCTACTTGCAGTGACAATGTCCCCTGCTGTGGAAAAAACACGCTCACTTGGCACAGATGTACCTGGGACAGCCAGGTCACGTTGTGCCAACTTTGCTACATGGGGATACTTATGTGCGTTGGTTTTCCACCATGCGAGGGGATCTTCATCCACAGAAATGCAGCTTGTTTCCTTGTATGAGGTGACCTCTTCACGAATGGTTTCTGGCAAAGGCTTTGTACTTCTTGCCTCTGTTgtaaaaaaatcagcaaaaactGTTGCCATGGCAGATTTCTTGTGGGGAGGAGAGGTCTCTGACGGCTCAGATTCCGCTGCTGAGGATGAACTGGCTGCCTGAGCTTCACAGTGTTGTTGAGCCTGACAAgaatcagaaaatagacatttaggaAATGTTAATGACAGTGACACAGTTTAGAGCTTTGATCGGGCCCAAAAATGCCAGCCCGACCAGGCCAGAGCCGTTCAGGCATACCAACGCTATGAGCGATCCACCGATAGAAGAGGGAGCTAAAATACAGAGCAGAGCCCAGAGGAACGGCTAATGCGAATTTaattataacagaaaaaaaatatgaaattggCAAAATCACCAACTAAACTAACcccaaaataataacaaaaatataatctaacgaatttcaaaagataAAAACGAAATAGTCAACACAACAGTAGAAAAtcaataaactaatataaaaaaacgcTAATGCTAAACTGCTgcctgattataacattctaagttGTGCAACTTTTTTACATCACAGTTTGATGTGTTACTTTTCTATATTTTGAtgatcacgccatagctttatataaaataaaaatagcattaaaaacagacgcctacatcatggatatttttttttaaggccgAGCCCGCCGGCGAGAGTGTTGGGAAATCTCGGCCGACCCGGGctgagaatctaaactctaacacAGTTACAGTATGTTCCACAGGGCAGTGGGGaatataaatattacaaatgcaaaaaaaaactttacatgcAGTTTAGAATTGATAAATAACATTTAGGCCTATTTTAGATAATATACatcataaaatcaaaatagcttaCCTGCTCTTCGAGGTTTACAATTTCCAATGTGAGATCATCCCAGATTTTCTGAACGCAGGCTTCATCCAGATAAGGCAAGGACTTGAACCTGGGATCCAGTGCTGTGGCTCTGTGCAGATAATCCTGAATACTATGGTCACTGTATCTGCTTTGAAGATCCTTGGTGATGGCTGCCTTGGCATCTTTGATGGTGGAACTGTCGTCTGCACGTGGTGCCATTGCTTTCAGTACCATCCTCTGCAGTGGCATAATCATTGAGACAGAGGGAGATGTTTCTGTGCTCATCAGGGTAGTCACATTCTTCAAAGGTTTAAGAACATCAATGAAGCCCTCTGTCAGCTTTGTTTCACTGTCGGTTAACAGGGAAATGtccttagcttttttttttcatatttttgtccgTCACCGCGGAATAGAGGGCCGCCTGTTGCTCCACATAGCGCTCTAACATATCGTATGTGGAGTTCCAGCGCGTTGGCACGTCGTGAATTAACTTGTGGTCTGGCAGTGTCAGCATGTCCTGCTTTGTTTTCAAGATGAAGGCGGCTGTTGTGCTTCGATGGAAAAAAGTGACCACCTTTCTGACCTTCGCCAGCAGTCGTGAGATTTGGGCTGTAGAGATGGCGCTTTTGGCTGCCAGGTTGACTGTGTGAGCAAAGCAGGATATCTGTGGCCCAAGTCCCTCCGTCAAACCTACTGCATTCACTATGTTCTTGGCATTGTCAGTCGTGACAGGGATGGTGCCGTTGTCCCTCTCCAATTTCCATTCCTCCACCACCTCTCTTAGCTTTTCGGAGAGAAATTCGCTTGTGTGACTCTCATATATTGGGCGCGTTTGCAATACGCAGCTTCGTAACTCCCATTGGGGAGTAATGTAGTGGGCAGTCACTGTAAGGTAGCTTTCGGTGGACCTGGAAGTCCATCCATCCGTCGTCAGAGCTATTTGGCATGCCTCAGATAACTCCTTAACTATGTCCACCCTTGTCTCTTCATATAAGTTCGGTATCACATTGGTGCCAAAGTATCTACGAGAGGGCATGACGTACCGCGGCTCCAGCACCTTTATCATATTCCTAAAGCCTTCACCCTCCACCACGCTGTAGGGCTGCATGTCCTTTGCAATGAATATACCTATGGCTTTGGAAATTGATTTCGCCTTGGCGGTGTCCTCAGCCAGGGGCTGTTTAAATGCCGCGCTGATTGTGAATGGCTTTTTGGCAGgctctcctctcctcccctctACTGACACACTTGGGTGATGTCTTCGTAAATGGCCGGTCATATTGGAAGTGTTTCCACTAGCGTATGCAATGCGGGTTTTGCAATGCTTGCATATTGTAACAGTTCGATCCACGTTTTTATTGCCAGTATCATCGTATGTGACGGGGAATCCGAAATGATCCCACACACCTGATTTAAACAAAGCTGGGGCATCCTTCATCTCTGGCCTAGGCAGCCTGCCTTCTCCACTCCCACTTGCCATGTTTGTCCACGCCACCACAAACCTTTGCTTTCGCTTCTTTGGCACGAATGAGAACCACGTGGTGACATACGGGCATTTGGCTATAATGCGAATTTCGAacgtctggagaaaaaaaaaaaacgtggaccCTGTACGGTTTACACACGCCCCGCGCCGTGACAAGcaaacctaatatatatatatatatacatacacacatacatacatatatatatatatatatatataatattacccTACCCATCccagaaatactcagaacaagaaGACAATTAAGTGTCTGTTTACCAATCAGTTTTAGTTTTGATGCTGTAATAAACTTTATTGCCCCATTCTTTATGAAGGACATCTTAAAATTCAACTCAAAaattcagagagagagggagagagagaatttttataaaaaaattttttactaatttaataataTCGAAAGAAATATGGCAATAAAATTAGGAGCAAATGTAATCTAAAACTATGCAAATAATCTGAGAATTTAGTATTATTTTGAAAGTCAAAACAAATCCATACATATTCGATACATTATCAGTTTAGCATCAAATATGAATCATATTATTTAAATTGTAGATGCTCTAAACTTAACCTGCGGtgaataatattgataatattgaccaataaatccataatttctggtatttgcttatttagaagtatATATCATCTTCAGTAAGTATTTTACAGAACTGACTTACATATCAagtatcacagtattgtgataatctcgtattgtgagatgccctgcgATTCCCAGTCTGGATTCAGTCCGGAGGCTGATTTGCAAAAATGTTGCCTTTTGAGTTAAAATGCGAGTCTTGCTACAATGCTACAAAATTGTTATATCTCATTATTGTTTTATCTTTAAGAGACAAAggctttatcttttttatttctttaaataatcATAGTCTTATAATCTGATGTAACGTCAATTCGGCGCATTGTTTATCATAATCTAGCTGCAGTTTGGATGAGCAAGGTTGATTTTATTGCACTGCAATAGAATGTGAATTACAATAAGGCTGTAAAAATGTCTCTCAAGCCAATTCATAAAGCGTTAGTGTCTATAAAAACCCTTATCATCTGCTATCTCTTACTGAAATTACACTTAAGGCGTTTTTAGGTGGCAGAAGGAATTGCTCTTAGTGAATTCACACTAGAGATAAGACAAATGACTGAGACACTTAAAGTGACTCTAAGAAGGTTTTAATGATATGGGGATTTGGAGCCatctctggtaagaatgtgtaaATGCACATAGCATGTGGAAGAGCACTTTAATTAAGGTTAATGTAAAAAAACTGCAAGCAAAAATTGCAAAAGTGAAGTGTTTACTCGAGAATTTCTATTTTGGCATTTTTTAACTGCCCCCCTTCTTCCCCCAGTGTTTACTTTAAGTGTGAAAACTCATTGTCGTActcaacattttacattttaaggtattaagaagcagtaaagtccagtgttata from Astyanax mexicanus isolate ESR-SI-001 chromosome 22, AstMex3_surface, whole genome shotgun sequence includes:
- the LOC111191976 gene encoding E3 SUMO-protein ligase ZBED1, giving the protein MASGSGEGRLPRPEMKDAPALFKSGVWDHFGFPVTYDDTGNKNVDRTVTICKHCKTRIAYASGNTSNMTGHLRRHHPSVSVEGRRGEPAKKPFTISAAFKQPLAEDTAKAKSISKAIGIFIAKDMQPYSVVEGEGFRNMIKVLEPRYVMPSRRYFGTNVIPNLYEETRVDIVKELSEACQIALTTDGWTSRSTESYLTVTAHYITPQWELRSCVLQTRPIYESHTSEFLSEKLREVVEEWKLERDNGTIPVTTDNAKNIVNAVGLTEGLGPQISCFAHTVNLAAKSAISTAQISRLLAKVRKVVTFFHRSTTAAFILKTKQDMLTLPDHKLIHDVPTRWNSTYDMLERYVEQQAALYSAVTDKNMKKKS